Proteins encoded by one window of Vigna radiata var. radiata cultivar VC1973A chromosome 5, Vradiata_ver6, whole genome shotgun sequence:
- the LOC106761806 gene encoding protein At-4/1 isoform X1 → MAATSDEEMESLLSAFDQIYEDAKSSISEMQLLQSHYNAELKMRESLQVASNALKSEKDRLAKLYSESLKNLADQLDYRTNCLILKEELERAKTEVSLKEDGYRKDTGLLKREYEQQISCLEAQVKESLHEKATYEATISQLHGDLAAHKSHMQVIAMRLDQLNVEVESKYNSEIQDLKECLAVEQEEKNELNRKIQNLEKELLICKAKLVDQQQEMTANWQVETLKQKIMKLRKENEVLKRKLSHSEEGK, encoded by the exons atggCGGCAACCAGTGATGAAGAAATGGAGTCACTTCTCTCTGCGTTCGATCAGATCTACGAG GATGCTAAGAGCAGCATTTCGGAGATGCAGTTGTTGCAATCCCACTATAACGCAGAGTTGAAGATGCGTGAATCACTCCAAGTTGCTTCCAATGCCCTCAAAAGCG AAAAGGACAGGTTGGCAAAACTGTACTCGGAGTCCTTGAAGAATCTAGCGGATCAG CTTGATTACCGTACAAATTGCCTGATTTTGAAAGAAGAATTGGAGAGAGCGAAAACTGAAGTTTCGCTTAAAGAAGAC GGATATAGGAAGGATACAGGATTGCTTAAGCGAGAATACGAACAACAAATTTCGTGTTTGGAAGCTCAAGTTAA GGAATCTCTACATGAAAAAGCAACATATGAAGCAACTATTAGCCAACTCCATGGAGATTTAGCTGCACATAAAAGTCATATGCAGGTTATAGCAATGAGATTGGACCAACTGAATGTTGAAGTGGAATCAAAAT ATAACTCTGAGATTCAGGACTTGAAGGAATGTCTTGCGGTTGAacaggaagaaaaaaatgaattaaatagaaaaatccAAAATCTGGAAAAGGAAT TACTGATTTGTAAAGCAAAGCTGGTGGACCAGCAGCAGGAAATGACCGCAAATTGGCAGGTGGAAACGCTTAAACAGAAAATCATGAAACTGAGAAAGGAAAACGAGGTCCTGAAAAGAAAGTTATCCCATTCAGAGGAGGGTAAGTAA
- the LOC106761806 gene encoding protein At-4/1 isoform X2 produces MAATSDEEMESLLSAFDQIYEDAKSSISEMQLLQSHYNAELKMRESLQVASNALKSEKDRLAKLYSESLKNLADQGYRKDTGLLKREYEQQISCLEAQVKESLHEKATYEATISQLHGDLAAHKSHMQVIAMRLDQLNVEVESKYNSEIQDLKECLAVEQEEKNELNRKIQNLEKELLICKAKLVDQQQEMTANWQVETLKQKIMKLRKENEVLKRKLSHSEEGK; encoded by the exons atggCGGCAACCAGTGATGAAGAAATGGAGTCACTTCTCTCTGCGTTCGATCAGATCTACGAG GATGCTAAGAGCAGCATTTCGGAGATGCAGTTGTTGCAATCCCACTATAACGCAGAGTTGAAGATGCGTGAATCACTCCAAGTTGCTTCCAATGCCCTCAAAAGCG AAAAGGACAGGTTGGCAAAACTGTACTCGGAGTCCTTGAAGAATCTAGCGGATCAG GGATATAGGAAGGATACAGGATTGCTTAAGCGAGAATACGAACAACAAATTTCGTGTTTGGAAGCTCAAGTTAA GGAATCTCTACATGAAAAAGCAACATATGAAGCAACTATTAGCCAACTCCATGGAGATTTAGCTGCACATAAAAGTCATATGCAGGTTATAGCAATGAGATTGGACCAACTGAATGTTGAAGTGGAATCAAAAT ATAACTCTGAGATTCAGGACTTGAAGGAATGTCTTGCGGTTGAacaggaagaaaaaaatgaattaaatagaaaaatccAAAATCTGGAAAAGGAAT TACTGATTTGTAAAGCAAAGCTGGTGGACCAGCAGCAGGAAATGACCGCAAATTGGCAGGTGGAAACGCTTAAACAGAAAATCATGAAACTGAGAAAGGAAAACGAGGTCCTGAAAAGAAAGTTATCCCATTCAGAGGAGGGTAAGTAA
- the LOC106762538 gene encoding probable inactive purple acid phosphatase 28, translating into MDSENWRPSLLYLAFLLAILHLTQNFLPHFFLGNETVRIKKNPNLPLRFASDGTFKILQVADMHFGSGGLTRCRDVLPSEFEFCSDLNTTRFLKRIIQAENPDFIAFTGDNIFGSSAPDAAESLFRAFGPVMESGLPWAAVLGNHDQESTMNREELMSLISLMDYSVSQINPSDDDPTKGGLITTKIDGFGNYDLRVYGAPGSMLANSTVLNLFFLDSGDRAVYQGIRTYGWIKESQLHWLRRVSQEFQGQNEDSLHSADGISTIKPPALAFFHIPIPEIPQLFYKEIVGQFQEGVACSRVNSGVLQTFVSMGDVKAVFIGHDHTNDFCGNLDGIWFCYGGGFGYHGYGKAGWPRRARIIQAELEKGKNSWMGVQRILTWKRLDDEKLSKIDEQILWQVR; encoded by the exons ATGGATTCAGAAAACTGGAGACCCTCTCTGCTCTACCTCGCCTTCCTCCTTGCAATTCTTCACCTCACGCAAAACTTCCTACCACACTTCTTCCTTGGCAACGAAACGGTTCGCATCAAGAAGAACCCCAATCTTCCCCTCCGGTTCGCTTCTGACGGTACCTTCAAGATCCTCCAG GTGGCTGATATGCACTTTGGCAGTGGAGGCCTAACCCGTTGCAGGGACGTGCTGCCTTCTGAGTTCGAGTTTTGTTCAGATCTTAACACCACTCGGTTTTTGAAGCGAATCATTCAGGCAGAGAATCCGGATTTTATTGCCTTTACTG GAGATAATATTTTCGGATCGAGTGCACCTGATGCCGCAGAATCTCTGTTTAGAGCCTTTGGTCCTGTTATGGAATCAGGACTTCCTTGGGCAGCAGTTTTGGGAAACCATGACCAAGAATCAACTATGAATCGTGAAGAGTTAATGTCCTTAATTTCCCTTATGGATTATTCAGTTTCACAAATCAACCCATCAGATGATGATCCAACTAAAGGTGGCTTGATAACTACTAAAATCGACGGATTTGGGAATTATGACCTAAGAGTGTATGGTGCCCCAGGGTCCATGTTGGCAAACAGCACTGTtttgaatcttttctttcttgacaGTGGAGACAGGGCTGTTTATCAGGGAATTCGAACTTATGGATGGATCAAGGAGTCTCAACTTCACTGGCTTCGTCGTGTTTCTCAAGAATTCCAG GGACAAAATGAGGATTCTCTTCATTCTGCTGATGGTATTTCCACAATTAAACCCCCCGCACTTGCATTTTTCCACATCCCTATTCCAGAAATTCCGCAACTGTTCTACAAAGAGATTGTAGGCCAGTTTCAGGAGGGTGTGGCGTGTTCAAGAGTGAATTCGGGGGTCTTGCAGACCTTTGTCTCCATGGGAGATGTGAAGGCTGTGTTCATAGGCCATGACCACACCAATGACTTTTGTGGAAACTTGGATGGCATCTGGTTTTGTTATGGTGGTGGCTTTGGATACCATGGCTATGGGAAAGCAGGGTGGCCCAGAAGAGCGAGGATCATACAGGCTGAACTTGAGAAGGGAAAGAATTCCTGGATGGGCGTGCAGAGAATCTTGACTTGGAAACGCCTTGATGATGAGAAGCTGAGCAAGATTGATGAACAAATCCTATGGCAGGTTAGATGA